One Gadus morhua chromosome 1, gadMor3.0, whole genome shotgun sequence DNA segment encodes these proteins:
- the gpr61 gene encoding G-protein coupled receptor 61 encodes MEHSASTSALWNASWSPGQLHPNVSNVTLPSRGPPAGVDPSRALALVAMLLMVVLAVVGNLAVMAVITKTPQLRKFAFVFHLCLVDLLAALVLMPLGMLSDEALSDEALCRSYLCLSVCLVSAAILTISAINVERYYYIVHPMRHAARMTAGVVSTVLVAVWVKALVMSALPLLGWLLQGDRRAGAPAGLGSGHRHCSLHWAGGGTTRLLFMVFFTCIYFLCPMLVILVVYCNMFKMARVAAMQQGPLPTWMDTPRPQRSDSVSSHSTLAVSLGGAGARSTPHRNFSGGKAAVVLVAVGGQFLFCWLPYFSFHLYSALVSSSPASLARLEGVVTWMGYFCFTSNPFFYGCLNRQIRQELGRHLACLFKRASLSEAEQLPSREASIEENFLQFLQGTGCNLAHCDDSQGRSSPQEPASEGPPDTATEQNMPADFHIPGQILEETSEFIERNASEKCCKTAADL; translated from the coding sequence ATGGAGCACTCGGCCTCGACCAGCGCCTTGTGGAACGCCTCATGGAGCCCCGGCCAGCTCCACCCCAACGTCTCCAACGTGACCCTCCCCAGCAGGGGTCCCCCGGCCGGGGTGGACCCCAGCCGCGCCTTGGCGCTGGTGGCCATGCTCCTCATGGTGGTGCTGGCCGTCGTGGGGAACCTGGCCGTGATGGCCGTCATCACCAAGACGCCGCAGCTGCGCAAGTTTGCCTTTGTGTTCCACCTGTGTCTGGTGGACCTGCTGGCCGCGCTGGTGCTGATGCCCCTGGGCATGCTGTCGGACGAGGCGCTGTCCGACGAGGCGCTGTGCCGGAGCTACCTCTGCCTGAGCGTGTGTCTGGTGAGCGCCGCCATCCTCACCATCTCCGCCATCAACGTGGAGCGCTACTACTACATCGTGCACCCCATGCGCCACGCGGCGAGGATGACCGCCGGCGTGGTGTCCACGGTGCTGGTGGCCGTCTGGGTCAAAGCCCTCGTCATGTCGGCGCTGCCGCTGCTGGGCTGGCTGCTCCAGGGGGACCGGAGGGCGGGGGCCCCGGCGGGCCTCGGCTCGGGACACAGGCACTGCTCCCTGCATTGGGCGGGGGGCGGGACCACGCGGCTGCTGTTCATGGTCTTCTTCACCTGCATCTACTTCCTATGTCCCATGCTGGTCATCCTGGTGGTCTACTGCAACATGTTCAAGATGGCCCGGGTGGCGGCCATGCAGCAGGGGCCCCTTCCCACCTGGATGGACACCCCGCGGCCCCAGCGCTCCGACTCCGTCAGCAGCCACTCCACGCTGGCCGTCAGCCTGGGCGGGGCCGGCGCTCGCAGCACCCCGCACAGGAACTTCAGCGGCGGGAAGGCGGCCGTGGtcctggtggcggtgggggggcaGTTCCTCTTCTGCTGGCTGCCGTACTTCTCCTTCCACCTGTACTCGGCGCTGGTGTCCAGCTCGCCGGCCTCTCTGGCCCGGCTTGAGGGCGTGGTCACGTGGATGGGCTATTTCTGCTTCACCTCCAACCCCTTCTTCTACGGCTGCCTGAACCGACAGATCCGCCAGGAGCTGGGGCGGCACCTGGCCTGCCTGTTCAAGAGGGCCAGCCTGAGCGAGGCCGAGCAGCTGCCCAGCCGCGAGGCCTCGATCGAGGAGAACTTCCTGCAGTTCCTCCAGGGCACAGGCTGCAATCTGGCACACTGCGACGACTCGCAGGGCAGAAGCAGCCCGCAGGAGCCCGCGAGCGAAGGCCCTCCGGACACGGCGACCGAGCAGAATATGCCAGCTGACTTCCACATCCCCGGGCAGATCCTAGAGGAGACCTCAGAGTTCATAGAGCGAAATGCATCGGAGAAGTGCTGCAAGACTGCGGCTGATCTGTAG